A stretch of the Streptomyces sp. NBC_01428 genome encodes the following:
- a CDS encoding cupin domain-containing protein, whose amino-acid sequence MTTTARASVQHEDEQVRVTRWDFEPGESTGRHVHAYDYVVVPVTDGRTDIVTPDGTTTSSELRAGESYARPAGGEHEVVNAGGSALAFVEIELKRK is encoded by the coding sequence ATGACGACCACCGCCCGCGCGAGCGTGCAGCACGAGGACGAGCAGGTGCGAGTGACCCGCTGGGACTTCGAGCCCGGGGAGAGCACGGGCCGGCACGTCCACGCGTACGACTACGTCGTGGTCCCCGTGACCGACGGCCGGACCGACATCGTCACCCCCGACGGCACGACCACCTCCTCGGAGCTGCGGGCAGGGGAGTCCTACGCGCGCCCGGCGGGCGGGGAACACGAGGTCGTCAACGCCGGCGGCTCGGCCCTGGCTTTCGTCGAGATCGAACTCAAGCGGAAGTAG
- a CDS encoding SDR family oxidoreductase yields the protein MVRRWLVTGCSSGLGQALAEAAARAGDMVAVTARDVARLEGLRSAWPEQIVPIPLELRDAGQCEEAVRTATGRLGGIDVLVNNAGAGLFGAVEEVSDAEVRDQLETLVVAPWRLVRLVLPLMRAQGRGHIVNVSSLTGRIAFPGLGAYAAGKYALEGMSQALAAEVAPDGIRVTVVEPGCFATHYGTTVSESERRLSAYTDTTSGTLDGLRAMADDPATGRPEDYAARVLDIVTGDGPTPLRIPIGDDAYMYLEAAEQASREELAAARVLVQGASVQSVPEQEEDPSAERAA from the coding sequence ATGGTGCGACGGTGGCTGGTGACGGGGTGTTCGTCGGGACTGGGTCAGGCGTTGGCCGAGGCCGCGGCGCGGGCTGGAGACATGGTGGCGGTGACCGCTCGCGACGTCGCCAGGCTGGAGGGACTGCGCAGCGCCTGGCCCGAGCAGATCGTCCCGATCCCCTTGGAGCTGCGTGACGCCGGCCAGTGCGAGGAGGCGGTCCGGACGGCCACCGGCCGGCTGGGCGGCATCGACGTACTGGTGAACAACGCGGGGGCGGGCCTGTTCGGCGCGGTCGAGGAAGTCTCGGACGCCGAGGTGCGGGACCAGTTGGAGACCTTGGTCGTCGCCCCCTGGCGTCTGGTGCGGCTCGTCCTCCCGCTCATGCGGGCCCAGGGCCGCGGACACATCGTCAACGTCTCGTCCCTGACCGGCCGGATCGCGTTTCCCGGGTTGGGCGCGTACGCCGCGGGAAAGTACGCCTTGGAGGGGATGAGTCAGGCGCTGGCCGCGGAGGTGGCCCCGGACGGCATTCGCGTCACGGTCGTCGAACCCGGCTGCTTCGCCACCCACTACGGAACGACCGTCTCCGAGTCGGAGCGCCGCCTGTCCGCCTACACGGACACGACCTCCGGGACGCTCGACGGGCTGCGCGCGATGGCCGACGATCCCGCCACCGGACGCCCGGAGGACTACGCGGCCCGCGTACTGGACATCGTCACCGGCGACGGCCCGACCCCGTTGCGCATCCCGATCGGTGACGACGCCTACATGTACCTCGAAGCGGCGGAACAGGCGTCCCGCGAGGAACTCGCCGCCGCTCGGGTTCTCGTACAGGGGGCGTCGGTTCAGTCCGTACCGGAGCAGGAGGAGGATCCGTCGGCGGAGCGCGCTGCCTGA
- the map gene encoding type I methionyl aminopeptidase, with the protein MIEILNPTLLTRAKVTGALVADILQTLKSRCVVGTNLLDVDRWAKAMILDAGAQSCYVDYAPSFGRGPFGHYICTAVNDAVLHGRPYDYTLADGDLLTLDLAVSQDGVAADAAISFLVGDVKPPESVAMIDATERALAAGIAAARPGARIGDLSHAIGTVLSEAGYPINTEFGGHGIGSTMHQDPHVANTGRPGRGYKLRPGLLLALEPWVMADTAELVTDDDGWTLRSATGCRTAHSEHTIAITDDGAEILTLAR; encoded by the coding sequence ATGATCGAGATCCTGAACCCCACCCTGCTGACCCGGGCCAAAGTCACCGGCGCCCTGGTCGCGGACATCCTGCAGACGCTGAAGAGCCGTTGCGTGGTCGGCACGAATCTGCTGGACGTCGACCGGTGGGCCAAGGCGATGATCCTCGACGCCGGGGCGCAGTCCTGTTACGTCGACTACGCACCGTCCTTCGGGCGCGGCCCGTTCGGCCACTACATCTGCACCGCCGTCAATGACGCCGTGCTCCACGGCCGGCCGTACGACTACACCCTCGCCGACGGTGATCTGCTCACCCTCGACCTCGCCGTCTCTCAGGACGGCGTCGCCGCCGACGCCGCCATCAGCTTCCTCGTGGGGGACGTGAAGCCCCCGGAGAGCGTGGCGATGATCGACGCCACCGAACGGGCACTGGCCGCGGGGATCGCCGCTGCCCGGCCCGGGGCCCGCATCGGAGATCTCTCCCACGCGATCGGCACGGTGCTGAGTGAGGCCGGATACCCCATCAACACCGAGTTCGGCGGCCACGGCATCGGGTCGACGATGCACCAGGACCCGCATGTCGCGAACACCGGCCGTCCCGGCCGGGGATACAAACTGCGCCCGGGACTGCTGCTGGCACTGGAGCCGTGGGTCATGGCGGACACCGCCGAACTCGTCACCGACGACGACGGATGGACACTCCGCAGCGCGACGGGCTGCCGCACAGCGCACAGCGAACACACCATCGCCATCACCGACGACGGGGCCGAGATCCTCACCCTGGCGCGGTAG
- a CDS encoding CGNR zinc finger domain-containing protein: MRAEFPEFRLGSVLATSFTGTLSERHGSAVERIPAPHRLVDWLEVNGLAVDSCTAAQLDLARELRESIHAAATAAARHDALPASAVHVINDRSAQGRAAAILTPEGRRRWRLSSASCVEDALGVIAADAIGIIAGERDGRLALCASPTCRAAFFDTSQSRTRKWCDMNTCGNRQKKARFQANRHRSPDSEPA, encoded by the coding sequence ATGCGTGCTGAGTTCCCTGAATTCCGCCTCGGTAGCGTGCTGGCGACCAGCTTCACCGGGACCCTTTCCGAGCGTCACGGCAGCGCCGTGGAACGCATTCCCGCACCGCACCGACTCGTCGACTGGCTGGAAGTGAACGGCCTCGCCGTGGACTCCTGCACCGCTGCACAGCTGGACCTCGCCCGTGAGCTGAGGGAGTCGATCCACGCCGCCGCGACCGCGGCCGCGCGCCACGACGCTCTTCCCGCGTCGGCCGTCCACGTCATCAATGACCGCAGCGCCCAGGGGCGGGCCGCGGCGATCCTGACGCCCGAGGGCCGGCGGCGGTGGCGGCTCAGCTCGGCCTCCTGCGTCGAGGACGCCCTCGGCGTGATCGCCGCCGACGCGATCGGCATCATCGCGGGCGAACGAGACGGAAGACTGGCCCTGTGCGCGTCACCGACCTGCCGAGCCGCCTTCTTCGACACCAGCCAGAGCCGCACCCGCAAATGGTGCGACATGAACACCTGCGGGAATCGCCAGAAGAAGGCGCGCTTCCAGGCCAACCGGCACAGAAGCCCTGACTCGGAGCCTGCCTGA
- a CDS encoding CehA/McbA family metallohydrolase yields MDVTARAITSESGPPRAGARAHGANWYRGDCHVHSVYSDGELAPEQLAADARAVGLDFLATTEHNTASAHGIWASLASDGLLILLGEEVTTKTGHWLALGIAPGELIEWDYGVGDDLIGRGLRQVRDSGGISVAAHPHAPYPSGSFMYSYEGFDAVEVWNGLWASERPWNADNEAALAAWGQALVQGSRTGRWRPAIGNSDTHLEGQIGVPHTVVLAEELGAAAILDGLRAGRSWIAEASTVALSLSAVAAGHTAGIGERLSAQGESVRVRVRVSGVPRATVSFHTDRGEVHCEALSGAGTGTLAWHTRSEDSAFVRIEVRHPHGGMAALTNPILLT; encoded by the coding sequence GTGGATGTGACGGCAAGGGCAATTACGTCGGAGTCGGGGCCCCCGCGCGCGGGGGCACGAGCGCATGGCGCGAACTGGTATCGGGGAGACTGCCACGTCCACTCCGTGTACTCGGACGGCGAGCTCGCTCCTGAACAGTTGGCCGCCGATGCTCGCGCTGTGGGGCTCGACTTCCTTGCCACGACGGAGCACAACACCGCAAGCGCGCATGGGATCTGGGCGTCCCTTGCCTCGGACGGCCTGCTGATCCTCTTGGGTGAAGAGGTGACCACCAAGACCGGGCACTGGCTGGCACTCGGCATAGCGCCAGGGGAGTTGATCGAGTGGGACTACGGAGTGGGCGACGATCTCATCGGCCGAGGCCTGCGTCAGGTCCGTGACTCCGGTGGAATCTCTGTGGCTGCGCACCCCCACGCGCCGTATCCGTCAGGCAGCTTCATGTACTCGTACGAAGGGTTCGACGCGGTCGAGGTGTGGAACGGCCTGTGGGCGTCGGAGCGACCGTGGAACGCGGACAACGAAGCCGCACTCGCCGCGTGGGGTCAGGCTCTCGTGCAGGGGAGCCGCACGGGCCGCTGGCGGCCTGCCATCGGCAACAGCGACACCCACCTCGAGGGCCAGATCGGCGTCCCGCACACGGTCGTACTCGCCGAGGAACTCGGCGCAGCGGCCATACTGGACGGCTTACGTGCAGGCCGCAGCTGGATCGCGGAGGCATCAACTGTCGCTCTGTCACTCTCGGCCGTCGCGGCAGGGCACACCGCGGGGATCGGCGAACGCCTGTCTGCACAGGGGGAATCCGTCAGAGTGCGTGTCCGTGTGAGTGGTGTCCCCCGGGCGACGGTCAGTTTTCACACCGACCGTGGCGAAGTGCACTGTGAGGCGTTGTCCGGCGCCGGCACGGGCACCCTCGCATGGCATACGAGGTCGGAAGACTCGGCGTTCGTCCGGATCGAGGTGCGTCATCCCCACGGTGGCATGGCCGCTCTCACGAATCCGATCCTGCTGACCTGA
- a CDS encoding helix-turn-helix domain-containing protein: MVRTPLTPAEVARGQRLGALLRRARGNRSMLATALDARVSPETLRKIETGRVATPSFSTIAAIAEVLGLSLDAVWAEISEPECAVGAHIGHGAREQLTS; encoded by the coding sequence ATGGTCAGGACGCCGCTCACTCCCGCAGAGGTCGCACGCGGTCAGCGCCTCGGCGCCCTCCTGCGGCGCGCACGGGGAAACCGCTCGATGCTCGCCACCGCCCTCGACGCACGCGTCTCACCGGAGACGCTCCGGAAGATCGAGACGGGCCGCGTGGCGACTCCCAGTTTCTCGACCATCGCGGCGATCGCCGAGGTCCTCGGCCTCTCCCTCGACGCGGTGTGGGCCGAGATCAGCGAGCCGGAATGTGCCGTCGGCGCGCACATCGGGCACGGCGCGCGTGAGCAGCTGACCTCGTAG
- a CDS encoding VOC family protein, which produces MACRIGELVLGCRDPEVLARFWCEVLDFVVLSREEDGSMEIGPREGFGGAQPTLFLSRRDEPEQGKSRLHIDVNATDRDQDAELERLLGLGARPADIGQTGEEQWHVLADPEGNEFCLLKARLNPI; this is translated from the coding sequence ATGGCATGTCGTATCGGTGAACTCGTGCTCGGTTGCCGCGACCCTGAGGTGCTGGCGCGGTTCTGGTGCGAGGTCCTGGATTTCGTCGTCCTCAGTCGTGAGGAGGACGGCTCGATGGAGATCGGTCCTCGCGAGGGGTTCGGCGGCGCGCAGCCGACGCTCTTCCTCAGCCGCAGGGACGAGCCGGAACAGGGCAAGTCCCGGCTGCACATCGACGTCAACGCGACCGACCGCGATCAGGACGCCGAACTCGAACGCCTCCTCGGGCTCGGCGCCCGCCCGGCCGACATCGGTCAGACCGGCGAGGAACAGTGGCATGTCCTCGCGGACCCGGAAGGCAACGAGTTCTGCCTCCTCAAGGCCCGCCTCAACCCGATCTGA
- a CDS encoding DUF6745 domain-containing protein, translated as MMEQGSWRAAAVRTGAGDRTSAEEGVRLAYRQAGLDAPARIVWARSPHEAVRILRGTAPADGTSLGDTGPSVREAVVGRPWAAARDRAHRQLGPEGWSGHWRATGAALWESTRTLTERVRSGIVEDLATGRHEESLIRLLLLDAALGQHDAPWLSAFDAGDTGPLAGIAAVARDAGWWWPYEKVAVISERPLSLHRDEAGRLDRGDGPALAYGDGFELYAWRGMPVPSTFLDELTELTPERIRDEENAELRRVMLEHYGYDRYLEESGAVPVHRDETGVLWRVELVGDEDVVMVEVINSTPEPDGTSRTYWLRVPPSTRTAREGVAWTFGLGAEVYEPAQET; from the coding sequence GTGATGGAGCAGGGAAGTTGGCGGGCCGCGGCAGTGCGGACGGGAGCGGGGGACCGGACCTCCGCCGAAGAAGGCGTCCGGCTGGCCTACCGGCAGGCGGGGCTCGACGCGCCCGCCCGCATCGTCTGGGCACGCTCGCCGCATGAGGCCGTGCGCATCCTCAGGGGGACCGCACCCGCCGACGGAACGAGCCTGGGCGACACCGGCCCCAGCGTGCGCGAGGCGGTCGTCGGCAGGCCCTGGGCGGCGGCACGCGATCGCGCCCACCGGCAACTCGGCCCCGAAGGATGGAGCGGTCACTGGCGGGCCACCGGAGCGGCCCTGTGGGAGTCGACCCGCACACTGACCGAGCGGGTGCGGTCGGGGATCGTCGAGGACCTCGCGACCGGCCGGCACGAGGAGAGCCTGATCCGACTGCTGCTCCTGGACGCGGCCCTGGGCCAGCACGACGCGCCATGGCTCAGCGCCTTCGATGCCGGCGACACCGGCCCCCTCGCCGGAATCGCCGCGGTGGCCCGCGACGCCGGCTGGTGGTGGCCCTACGAGAAAGTGGCGGTCATCAGCGAACGACCGCTGAGCCTGCACCGCGACGAGGCCGGCCGCCTGGACAGAGGTGACGGCCCGGCACTGGCCTACGGCGACGGCTTCGAACTGTACGCGTGGCGTGGAATGCCCGTCCCGAGCACCTTCCTCGACGAACTCACCGAGCTGACACCCGAGCGGATCCGCGACGAGGAGAACGCCGAACTGCGCCGCGTCATGCTGGAGCACTACGGCTACGACCGCTACCTCGAAGAGTCCGGCGCCGTTCCGGTGCACCGCGACGAGACGGGCGTGCTGTGGCGCGTCGAACTGGTCGGCGACGAGGACGTGGTGATGGTGGAGGTCATCAACTCCACCCCGGAACCGGACGGCACGAGCCGCACCTACTGGCTCCGCGTCCCACCCTCGACCCGCACGGCTCGTGAGGGTGTCGCCTGGACGTTCGGACTCGGTGCCGAAGTGTATGAACCGGCGCAGGAGACGTGA
- a CDS encoding STM4015 family protein gives MTIGSHLKEFHGLPAFTFPDAGDSSSEAESLPAPDSVAWRIAVDAYDSEEEWQDAFARFLAAVDSRQVRALIVGAWSEVYDTAPDAVIGALVAARDQLPALRGLFLGDIVMEECEISWIVQGDVTPLLQAFPALEQFGVRGGNQLVFPAVRHERLRSLTVETGGMPVEAVRGIAGSDLPALVALDLWLGTSEYGGDADVSDLEPFFAGDRLPSLIRLGLRNSEIQDDVCRALASAPIVARLEDLDISMGVLTDDGATALLSGQPLTHLKKLDLHHNYLSSAIRTRLLETLEPAGVQVDAGQGDAESDEEDDGTVWRFVAVGE, from the coding sequence ATGACCATCGGTAGCCACCTCAAGGAGTTCCACGGCCTGCCGGCCTTCACCTTCCCCGACGCCGGCGACTCGTCGTCGGAGGCGGAGTCGCTTCCCGCTCCCGATTCGGTGGCCTGGCGCATCGCCGTGGACGCCTACGACAGTGAGGAGGAGTGGCAGGACGCGTTCGCGCGCTTCCTGGCGGCGGTGGACTCGCGGCAGGTGCGGGCGCTGATCGTCGGCGCGTGGAGCGAGGTGTACGACACGGCCCCGGACGCGGTGATCGGCGCCCTGGTGGCCGCACGTGACCAACTGCCCGCACTGCGCGGTCTGTTCCTCGGCGACATCGTCATGGAGGAGTGTGAGATCTCCTGGATCGTCCAGGGTGACGTGACCCCCCTCCTCCAGGCCTTCCCGGCCCTGGAGCAGTTCGGCGTCCGGGGTGGCAATCAGCTCGTCTTCCCCGCCGTCCGGCACGAGCGGCTGCGCAGTCTGACCGTCGAGACCGGCGGCATGCCCGTCGAGGCGGTGCGCGGCATCGCCGGCAGCGACCTGCCCGCCCTGGTGGCGCTCGACCTGTGGCTGGGCACCTCGGAGTACGGAGGCGATGCCGATGTCTCCGACCTGGAGCCGTTCTTCGCGGGTGACCGGCTGCCCAGCCTGATCCGCCTCGGCCTGCGCAACAGCGAGATCCAGGACGACGTGTGCCGGGCACTGGCGTCGGCCCCCATCGTGGCGCGCCTGGAGGATCTCGACATCTCCATGGGCGTACTCACGGACGACGGCGCGACGGCACTGCTGTCGGGCCAGCCGCTGACGCACCTGAAGAAGCTCGATCTCCACCACAACTACCTCAGTTCGGCGATTCGTACCCGCCTCCTCGAGACGCTGGAGCCCGCCGGTGTGCAGGTCGACGCCGGTCAGGGTGACGCGGAGTCCGACGAGGAGGACGACGGGACCGTGTGGCGTTTCGTCGCGGTGGGTGAGTGA
- a CDS encoding CGNR zinc finger domain-containing protein, with protein MDDHGPLVGEPLALDLINTRPIDPNGRADLIDTPRRLAAWLALQDDRMPAMARGLRPGPADLPALHAVRAATEAVVRALLDHDEPPPSALRDLTAAQRAAPSVRELAWDGGVVTAEPRRAGAPGAILAAVFAEAAADLLTGSGMEKVRECEAADCVMLFRPAHPRRRWCSPTRCGNRARVARYYQRHKPPVG; from the coding sequence ATGGATGATCACGGCCCCTTGGTCGGCGAACCGCTCGCCCTCGACCTGATCAACACCCGCCCGATCGATCCGAACGGACGGGCCGATCTCATCGACACCCCGCGACGACTGGCCGCATGGCTGGCGCTGCAGGACGACCGCATGCCGGCCATGGCCCGCGGCCTCAGACCGGGGCCGGCCGACCTCCCCGCGCTCCACGCGGTGCGCGCCGCCACCGAGGCCGTGGTGCGGGCGCTTCTGGACCACGACGAACCGCCGCCGTCCGCCCTGCGTGATCTGACCGCTGCCCAGCGTGCGGCGCCGTCCGTCCGTGAACTCGCCTGGGACGGAGGCGTGGTGACGGCCGAGCCGCGTCGCGCAGGGGCACCCGGGGCGATTCTCGCCGCGGTCTTCGCCGAGGCCGCGGCCGACCTCCTCACCGGCTCGGGCATGGAGAAGGTCCGGGAGTGCGAGGCCGCCGACTGCGTCATGCTCTTCCGGCCGGCCCACCCGCGACGCCGCTGGTGCTCCCCGACCCGCTGCGGTAACCGTGCCCGGGTCGCCCGCTACTACCAGCGGCACAAGCCCCCGGTCGGCTAG
- the ltaE gene encoding low-specificity L-threonine aldolase, which translates to MPTTDSARAADAADVSHAANETGAAYGASGRPVDLRSDTVTRPSDAMRRAMAEAEVGDDVFGDDPTVNALQERIAGLLGFEDALFVSSGTQSNLCALLTHCGRGDEYIAGQMAHLYRWEGGGAAVLGGIQPQPLPHRADGTLDPQDIAATVKPDDPHFARTRLLCLENTIGGRAVSPDYLKTATGLARDHGLATHLDGARLFNAAVASGDDPYAQARLIAGHFDSVSVCFSKGLGAPVGSALVGSREFVNGARRWRKVLGGGMRQAGVLAAAALHALDHHVARLADDHAHAALFADGLKDLEGLTIEPSGTNMVFATSAPGIDTEDLSDRLARRGLLCAGYPGQLRFVFHLDVTRADTERAVRIVRETLAETATR; encoded by the coding sequence GTGCCGACCACTGATTCCGCCCGCGCGGCCGACGCCGCCGACGTCTCCCACGCCGCGAACGAGACGGGCGCGGCATACGGCGCGTCCGGTCGTCCCGTCGATCTGCGCAGCGACACCGTCACCCGGCCCAGCGACGCGATGCGGCGGGCCATGGCCGAGGCCGAGGTCGGAGACGACGTCTTCGGTGACGACCCCACCGTCAACGCGCTGCAGGAGCGAATCGCCGGACTCCTCGGATTCGAGGACGCGCTGTTCGTCTCCTCGGGAACGCAGAGCAACCTGTGCGCCCTGCTGACCCACTGCGGTCGGGGGGACGAGTACATCGCCGGCCAGATGGCCCACCTGTACCGGTGGGAAGGCGGTGGCGCCGCGGTGCTCGGAGGCATCCAGCCCCAGCCGCTGCCGCATCGGGCGGACGGGACACTGGACCCGCAGGACATCGCCGCCACCGTGAAGCCGGACGATCCGCACTTCGCGCGGACCCGGCTGCTCTGCCTGGAGAACACCATCGGTGGCCGCGCGGTGTCCCCGGACTACCTGAAGACGGCGACGGGACTCGCCCGCGATCACGGGCTCGCCACGCACCTCGACGGGGCGCGGCTCTTCAACGCCGCGGTGGCCTCCGGAGACGATCCGTACGCGCAGGCACGACTGATCGCCGGTCACTTCGACAGTGTCTCCGTCTGCTTCAGCAAGGGCCTGGGCGCACCCGTCGGCTCGGCACTCGTCGGATCCAGGGAGTTCGTGAACGGTGCGCGGCGCTGGCGCAAGGTCCTGGGGGGCGGGATGCGGCAGGCCGGCGTGCTGGCGGCCGCGGCACTCCACGCGCTCGACCACCATGTGGCGCGACTCGCGGACGACCACGCGCACGCAGCCCTGTTCGCCGACGGCCTGAAGGACCTGGAAGGCCTGACCATCGAGCCCAGCGGCACCAACATGGTCTTCGCGACGTCCGCCCCTGGCATCGACACCGAGGACCTGAGCGACCGGCTGGCGCGCCGGGGCCTGCTGTGCGCTGGATACCCGGGACAACTGCGCTTCGTGTTCCACCTCGACGTGACCCGCGCGGACACGGAGCGCGCGGTGCGGATCGTCCGCGAGACCCTGGCCGAGACGGCAACTCGCTGA
- a CDS encoding epoxide hydrolase family protein codes for MPRPSSDVQAFEAHTPDADLDDLRARLAAARLPEAETVRQAAPGARRWEQGVPLADLVEVVNYWRTGYNWRSFAERLDRIGQFRTTIDGLGIHFLHRRSAREDAVPLILTHGWPGSVAEFTDVVDELADPDDADAPAFHVVVPSLPGFGYSDKPATTGWGTEKIAAAWVELMGRLGYGTFAAHGGDWGGNITTVLGGRFPAHVLGIHTTFAEAPPGSTTDGLTATERRWTEETRDFWRHRAAYAKQQATRPQTIGYALVDSPVGLLAWILDKFAEWTDTEDSPFETISMDRVLDDVTLYWLTRTGASAARIYYESHNSLDPELRVDVPSAITMYPRDIEKCPRPWAQERYRQIVRWGSPERGGHFPSLEVPDYFVDDLREGLTAVLAAHR; via the coding sequence ATGCCCCGTCCCAGCAGCGACGTGCAAGCATTTGAAGCCCACACACCTGACGCCGACCTCGACGATCTGCGCGCGCGGCTGGCCGCGGCACGGCTGCCGGAGGCCGAGACGGTCCGTCAGGCCGCGCCCGGAGCCCGTCGATGGGAACAGGGTGTTCCTCTCGCCGATCTCGTCGAAGTCGTGAACTACTGGCGGACCGGGTACAACTGGCGGTCCTTCGCGGAGCGTCTCGACCGAATCGGCCAGTTCCGTACGACCATCGACGGTCTGGGGATCCACTTCCTGCACCGCCGGTCCGCGCGCGAGGACGCCGTTCCGCTGATCCTGACGCACGGCTGGCCGGGCAGCGTCGCCGAGTTCACCGATGTGGTGGACGAGCTGGCGGATCCGGACGACGCGGACGCGCCGGCGTTCCACGTCGTGGTCCCGTCGCTCCCGGGTTTCGGCTACAGCGACAAGCCGGCCACCACCGGGTGGGGGACCGAGAAGATCGCGGCCGCATGGGTCGAACTGATGGGAAGGCTCGGCTACGGCACGTTCGCAGCCCACGGCGGCGATTGGGGAGGAAACATCACCACGGTTCTCGGCGGCCGGTTCCCGGCGCACGTCCTCGGCATCCACACGACGTTCGCGGAGGCACCGCCCGGGTCCACGACGGACGGGCTGACGGCGACCGAGCGTCGCTGGACCGAGGAGACCCGCGATTTCTGGCGCCACCGGGCGGCGTACGCGAAGCAGCAGGCGACGCGACCGCAGACCATCGGCTACGCGCTCGTCGACTCACCGGTCGGGCTTCTCGCCTGGATCCTCGACAAGTTCGCCGAGTGGACGGATACCGAGGACAGTCCGTTCGAGACGATTTCCATGGACAGGGTTCTTGACGACGTCACCCTTTATTGGCTGACGCGGACCGGAGCATCGGCGGCCCGCATCTACTACGAAAGCCACAACTCGCTGGACCCCGAACTCCGGGTCGACGTCCCGTCGGCAATCACCATGTATCCCCGCGACATCGAGAAGTGCCCGCGTCCGTGGGCGCAGGAACGGTACCGGCAGATCGTCCGATGGGGCTCACCCGAACGCGGGGGACATTTCCCGTCGCTGGAGGTTCCCGATTATTTCGTCGACGATCTTCGCGAGGGGCTCACGGCCGTACTGGCCGCGCATCGGTGA
- a CDS encoding alpha/beta fold hydrolase, with amino-acid sequence MTSHSSLPPFLPAQVAHRRITVGDVEVFYRESLPQHADAPVLLLLHGFPSGSHQFRRLMDTLGRRYRLIAPDYPGFGHTDAPEDFVHTFDRLADVLDGFTDALGLSRYALYVFDFGAPVGLRHATRHPERITGLVVQNGNAYEEGLSDMARAFTALTPDTPGAERTILDLFTLEATRAQYETGTAHPELIAPDGWLLDQYFLDQPGRKRAQLALAYDYKSNVAAYPAWQAWLREHQPPLLVVWGTGDQFFVEAGAHAYTRDVPGAQVHLFPTGHFALEDHLPEIAPLIADFLDGLPA; translated from the coding sequence GTGACGTCCCACAGCTCGCTCCCGCCGTTCCTCCCCGCCCAGGTCGCCCACCGCCGCATCACGGTCGGAGACGTGGAGGTCTTCTACCGGGAGTCACTCCCCCAGCACGCCGATGCTCCGGTTCTGCTGCTCCTGCATGGCTTCCCGTCCGGCTCGCACCAGTTCCGCCGCCTCATGGACACCCTGGGCAGGCGCTACCGGCTCATCGCCCCCGACTATCCCGGTTTCGGTCACACCGACGCGCCCGAGGACTTCGTCCACACCTTCGACCGTCTCGCCGATGTCCTCGACGGCTTCACCGATGCCCTCGGTCTGAGCCGGTACGCGCTCTACGTGTTCGACTTCGGCGCCCCCGTCGGGCTTCGCCACGCAACTCGCCACCCGGAGCGGATCACCGGGCTGGTCGTGCAGAACGGAAACGCCTACGAGGAGGGCCTGTCGGACATGGCCCGCGCCTTCACCGCCCTCACCCCCGACACCCCCGGCGCCGAGCGGACGATCCTTGACCTGTTCACCCTGGAGGCCACCCGGGCGCAGTACGAGACCGGAACGGCGCACCCTGAACTGATCGCGCCGGACGGCTGGCTGCTGGACCAGTACTTTCTCGATCAGCCAGGGCGCAAGCGAGCCCAACTCGCCCTGGCCTACGACTACAAGAGCAACGTCGCCGCCTACCCGGCGTGGCAGGCGTGGCTGCGCGAACACCAGCCCCCGTTGCTGGTCGTGTGGGGCACGGGTGACCAGTTCTTCGTCGAGGCGGGTGCCCACGCCTACACGCGGGACGTACCCGGCGCCCAGGTGCACCTGTTCCCGACCGGGCACTTCGCCCTGGAGGACCACCTGCCCGAGATCGCCCCGCTGATCGCCGACTTCCTCGACGGACTCCCGGCGTGA